The segment CTGTTTTCTCGGTTTCTTATCAGCTGTTTGCAAAGGCGTGAGTGTTGGAACACCATTTTCCCCATCAACAGAAGCTGCCGCTACCCTTCCATGTCTTGATTTAAAGGGCTTCTCTTGAGAGTAGGAGGGGATGAACTTCGGAGCAAAAGACAACAATTGGGTTAATCTACTTGGAAGAGATATCCGAGAGATTCCAGGAATCCTGTGTAATAATAGGCTTCCAGGATATTATTACAAATATTATGGTTGAATCAACAGTTAAGTTATATGCATGCTGACATGAAAGTATCTGGAGCCTAATTCAATGATCATATACAGGCTGGTTGGTTCTTGTCGTTTACATTACTTGTGTTAGATTTGCACAATACATGGTATGAATGCACTGCCGCGTTAAGGTGCTGTATTCTAACTATTCTGATATATTCTGATATCAAAAAAATCATCAGAGTGAGAAAAACTTTATGTTTAAAAAGGGACCTTACAAGGAAACAACATCTGCATCTTCTGGTCGATAACAATTGACATATGCCCATTGCCTCAAGCAGGGGAACTTCCCAAATCTACTGTTGGTTTGTTGAGGAGTGCAGACTGTGTTCTTGCAAATAAGTAAAGCTTCAGCTGCAATAAACAAACAATGAAGTGCGGACAAATCTCAGTTGGTCTTAAAATCAAGAGAGGAACAAATCAAGGGGTTATATATAACTGCGTTAATCATTGGATAAGGAGACCATTGCAGCAAATGAATAGCTTGTAAGggacaaattttaacttactgAAGAGCTTGTGACATAAACAGTTGGGTTGGAACAGTTGAATCAGCAAAAGCAGTGGCAGCCGCTGCCACCAGAACAAAAGCATTGTCAATAACCCTTACTCCACTGACTAAACATTTTCTGGGCACTCTAAATAAGATCAAAGTCTTATCAGTTATGGTTATGGAATTACAATCACAACCTTCAGAAAATGACCTTTTCTTATCACAAATTTGTAGAAAGAAagaggtaaaaaaaaaaactacatcAATAGTAACCAAATAGATGAAGGCCATTCACATGAATATGAACAGGCTAGCTGGAAAGGGAGAGAGAGCTGAAGCAAGAGTAAATAAAAAGAACCTAGCTGCATGGTGACAAGCACAGATTTCTATGTTACTTTCTGGTTATTCAAACTTGGTATACAATGAGCTGGATGAGTACTAGAAAACCATACTCATCCGAGAAATTTGCATCATTGAACGAAAAAAGTGAAAGAATtgcaaaaataattatctcactgAATTGAACAGTAATGCTTCTCTTTACTGAAAATTCCAGCTAAGCTTAGTAAAAAAGAACAGTTACAAAGGTTGTCTTTATGGAAGTGGACAGATACAATTATCTCTGGTTCTTTCTTTTCATTAAGTTGCTAGCCAACAATTATCATGTCTGTAAATCTTCATTTGGCATGCGAAAAAGCCTAAAAGATTCCCTCAGAGATTCTAATAAAGTGGTCAATTGTCAGCCAAGAAAAAATGCTTGCCAGACCATCCACAGATATAATACATAAGGACATTGTTAAAACCATATATACTGAATTACTGATCTTCAAAGAATTTATGTGTTTTAGCTGAAGAAAACCATAGCATTTGGCTAAAGACAAAAAGTTACACATATGATTCTCAACATTATGCGGTTAAAGAAACGAAAAAGCCATTAACAGTGATGAATTACAGTGACATAACATTGTGTCTCCTGAAGCTGTTTTCCAGGGAAATGTCGCAAGGTGAAGTCGCCATTAACAGAATCCCTATAATCTATACCAATAACACGAAGTACCCAGAAATACCAGAAACAAAAAACAATAAAAGAATACATACCATTAAAGCTGGTCCATGCCCTGAAGAGAGAGTTTATCAAGTCAAGAACCCAAAAAAAGGATGCTTTTTGTTTTTTTGAACTTTTTACAGTTCCCAGAGGCCTTCTTTTGTAGGTATGCAACTAGGCATTGAAGAATGGAAGGGTTCTTCCAATAAACAGCAAAGGACGGGAGTAGACTACATAATTAATTCTCTCACGCAAAATCTTCCTAAGTAGGACCCTATGTTCCTTTGAGGCAAAACAACGGTTGGTCTACTCATAAAAGGATCAACGGTTACATTACAATTACAACTAACAACCCATAAGGTTTCACTTCAAGTTAATCTCTTTTGTAATCTgcaatttcactctcttttttttttttttcgacaCTTGAAAGGATGAGCAGAGTAAGGATTTCAGAGTTCAGACAAGGGGATTTTAAAACATAGGAAATATGTACAGTTACATAAGGAAATGGGAAAACTAATTTTTTTGTCCTCTACAGGGTTTTAATGATAAGTCTTAATCAGGAAGGGTTTAGGGACATATGGGTATAATGAGCAGGCAATGGGAGAgggaccattttttttttttgcattgcaGATATAGCAGCTGGGACAGACGATCACATGAGAGAAACTGTGATGGGGGCGCTGACAGCCGCTCACATGCAATGCAAGCACACCTTCCTTGCCAttatatttctttttcttttatgggGTCCATTTCTCATATAAGCTCCAATAAGACAACTCCTTTTTCTACTTCCAAATATGGACATCATCCATCAGCCATCAATACGTTGGCATTCAGGCGAGGAGGGACCCGGCTGGATGCTATTCTTTTGCTCGACcaaatatatattgataatttgaGATAAGGTTGGAATTGTTAGATATTGAATTCAAGTTTttatgttatataataaaatatttttattactggattaaaaattttatgttattAATAAAAAACATTagttaaacataaaataaaaataattaatataaattcaaattcgaaaattaaaaaaaagtaaaaatttttGATAAAAGTTAAGATCTTTTAAAATaagcttgaaaattttctttttctttcttaaaatAAATCATGAAAGTAActaaatattaacaaataaattaatttatcactaacttttatattaaaatataggtAAGAATTAAAAGTCCAATTAAAGTTATTTTTATTAACCCTAAATATCattgaatattaattttatttatatattttagaatctTCGAGACTAATTTGAGTCTCAACATTTGTGCTACATAAACGGATGgtttaaatcataaataaaacaaatagttgAGATGAAAGAGTGGCACCTGTATGGTTATTTATACTGCAGGACTAGAAttattcataggtcaaataaaaaaaattatattcgtTTTCTATATTTGGATCCAACACAGATTAAGAAATGGGtctataattttatttaagtccGACCGATTTatctatattaaatttttatattttttatataaaataaatctaaaaatataataaattacataaacgacaatattaaaataaatgtttactaacaaatgaaaaaattaaaaatatatttaaataacattaagatttatacaatatccaaacaatagcaacaaaatattaataatataataacgaaataatagtaaaataatgaaaaaaagtaaaaaaaaacagcaacattttttttttttgaaattcaaaTCAGGCTGGGCTAAAAAACTTATTTGAGGCCCGACTGTTTAGAAGACAAGActtattttttgtccaaatctattttcaagtTTATATGTTTGTCCAAATCCTCACACTTTTCAGACGAGTTTTCTAACTCGATCCATAGATAAGTCTACCCAACCGGTTAAACCACTATTTAGCATTAATTTGCTTTATTGGTTAATGAATAGGTTTTTGGGACAAACTTGACTACTTAATCTGTTCTTTCAAGCATTTCATGCTTGATTGTTAGTGTTGTTAATATTTTTACATaacaaatctttaaaaaaaatataaatgaatgaatgcaataaaaaaataagaataatagtTAAGTGTTGCCATGTTATTTTATGCTTGAATGGATAATTAAGAGTTGAGGTAAATATAGGTGTCTATGGGCTATGGAAGATTACCTTAATTAATTATTCTTCAAAATATAATGAATTCTCAATGGACCTCAGTCCGTTTCAAAATTTGGGCTTTAGCATTTCATGGTTTTGGACATccaaaaagaaaacccaaaatttaATTTTCTCAAGTTGATTATGAAATAAACGAAAATTTCCTATGACGCCAAATTTCTCATAAATGATCAGCGTTCTCGCTCAGGTTCCCAATCCAAGAAACTGAAAATTGTCTTTTCTGTTCctaattcttatttttattttttttaaaatttgtggtaTTTGATGAAAATGCAGGAGCGTCTGCTTGGTGCTGCACTTGGAACCGCTTTGACAGGGATCGTAGTCTTTGAGCAACGGAAACGTATCTATGAATCGATTTCAGATCATCAATCTCAACTCGCTTCCCAATCTCAggtcctctttttttttttttttccttcctgcgttaaattttcttttatatttgctTATCTGAAACCCTTGAAAAAGTAGCAG is part of the Gossypium arboreum isolate Shixiya-1 chromosome 5, ASM2569848v2, whole genome shotgun sequence genome and harbors:
- the LOC108451955 gene encoding uncharacterized protein LOC108451955, which produces MISVLAQERLLGAALGTALTGIVVFEQRKRIYESISDHQSQLASQSQIKEPIFGKKSRSEFALLWNKAVDQIFVPIIESISSRRW